The Methanoculleus thermophilus genome includes a window with the following:
- a CDS encoding ABC transporter, producing MSRASSIWTIAVWEMNRSMTTMGRHVLPLAAGLLVLLVLVMGFAASSGVHMQDGIYRIGIDDPEVARIVAPDNRFTLYLDDGPALWENRFAYDIIILNGEVYAAETEKGLAALKTLKRDYDGYVSRVAAGEPDLFAGYPLWIDLEYVKSELDFQTVMSGEQASPTADTRVPRATPGSVEAVTPPPSAMLVSEDDLRVHLAEARSDHPMSRYTGILSGSSATDGLLVPSELSPPLPYDALILVFVFIFPLYFTSQFFMMSVMNERVGRAGEALLSTPIRSSAIVIGKALPYFGLMLIIAGAITVFIGAPLTILLPLIPVILFFLANALIIGMASRSFKELSFVSIFFSTLATSYLFFPTIFANTHVISIISPLTLIVLELQGEGFTAMEYVYSTALFFATSIILFYLGTINFREERLFSEKPLTSRLADFISGAINRDHPNLALFILAAFTIPFVFMAQMMTLVLFFNIPMPLSLVLLTVSAAFIEEFAKSIGIYAVARERPTFLTPKNLIFGAVAIGLGFLVGEKLLLFATLAQITESIFGSVLFLSLQVLWMPLLLHITGVLITGGFLLLGGRHAYVPGLIAASVVHSLYNLYFLTGGLL from the coding sequence ATGAGTCGCGCTTCTTCTATCTGGACGATCGCCGTCTGGGAGATGAACAGGTCGATGACCACGATGGGCAGGCATGTCTTACCGCTCGCGGCAGGTTTGCTCGTCCTCCTGGTACTGGTGATGGGGTTTGCCGCCTCAAGCGGCGTCCATATGCAGGACGGGATCTATCGCATCGGCATCGATGACCCCGAGGTCGCCCGGATCGTCGCCCCTGATAACCGCTTTACCCTCTACCTCGATGATGGCCCGGCCCTCTGGGAGAACCGGTTTGCATATGATATAATCATCTTAAACGGCGAGGTCTATGCCGCCGAAACAGAGAAAGGGCTGGCGGCGCTAAAGACACTGAAGCGTGATTACGATGGTTATGTCTCTCGCGTGGCCGCAGGGGAGCCCGATCTCTTTGCAGGCTACCCGCTCTGGATCGATCTGGAGTACGTGAAGAGCGAGCTTGATTTTCAGACGGTAATGAGCGGAGAGCAGGCGAGCCCCACGGCAGATACCAGAGTACCCCGCGCTACGCCCGGATCAGTCGAGGCGGTGACGCCCCCACCGTCGGCCATGCTGGTCTCCGAGGATGACCTTCGAGTACACCTCGCGGAGGCGAGGAGCGATCACCCCATGAGTCGCTACACCGGTATCCTCTCGGGCAGTTCTGCAACAGACGGGCTTCTCGTACCCTCGGAGCTCTCGCCTCCGCTCCCCTACGATGCACTCATTCTTGTCTTCGTCTTTATATTCCCGCTTTATTTCACCTCACAGTTCTTCATGATGAGCGTGATGAACGAGCGGGTGGGAAGGGCCGGGGAGGCGCTCCTCTCCACCCCGATCAGATCGAGCGCGATCGTCATCGGGAAAGCCCTCCCCTACTTCGGGCTCATGCTCATCATTGCAGGCGCAATCACCGTCTTTATCGGGGCGCCGCTCACGATCCTCCTCCCGCTCATCCCGGTCATCCTCTTCTTCCTCGCAAACGCCCTGATCATCGGGATGGCCTCCCGGAGCTTCAAGGAGCTCTCGTTCGTCTCGATATTCTTCTCGACGCTCGCCACATCGTACCTCTTCTTCCCGACGATCTTTGCAAACACCCATGTCATAAGCATCATCTCCCCCCTCACCCTGATCGTCCTCGAACTCCAAGGTGAGGGATTCACCGCCATGGAGTATGTCTACTCGACCGCGCTCTTCTTTGCAACAAGCATCATCCTCTTTTATCTCGGCACAATCAACTTCCGCGAGGAGCGGCTCTTTTCCGAGAAACCCCTCACATCACGGCTTGCGGACTTCATCTCAGGCGCGATCAACCGCGACCATCCGAACCTTGCGCTCTTCATCCTTGCCGCCTTCACAATACCGTTCGTCTTTATGGCGCAGATGATGACGCTCGTCCTCTTCTTCAACATCCCGATGCCGCTCTCCCTCGTCCTCCTGACCGTCTCTGCGGCATTCATCGAGGAGTTTGCGAAGTCGATCGGGATCTACGCCGTAGCACGTGAACGTCCAACGTTCCTGACGCCAAAGAACCTGATCTTCGGGGCGGTCGCCATCGGTCTCGGGTTCCTTGTCGGGGAAAAACTCCTCCTCTTTGCCACGCTCGCCCAGATCACGGAGTCGATCTTCGGAAGCGTCCTCTTCCTCTCTCTCCAGGTGCTCTGGATGCCGCTCCTTCTCCATATCACCGGGGTGCTGATCACCGGCGGCTTCCTTCTGCTCGGGGGACGCCACGCCTATGTACCCGGCCTCATCGCGGCGAGCGTGGTGCACAGCCTCTACAACCTCTACTTCCTCACGGGGGGACTGCTGTGA
- a CDS encoding ABC transporter ATP-binding protein, with translation MITARSLVKYYGDFPALDGVTFDLDDARILGVIGHNGAGKTTLLKIMAGLILPTAGNLVINGIDVARRPLDLKQNLGYLPEESRLYETMTVDAYLAFFGEIYGLRKEVIRRRREDLLAELALEPNGKKIGELSKGMKRKVAIARSLMHDPGLLIYDEPTSGLDPMTSRSVIEYVKGLRDRGKTVIFSAHNLFQVEEVCDMVLILRRGRVVAKGTMPELREKFGSLTYQVFFRIGDPATFTTSVDYTISDGRYLTVAHSIEELNRTTATLAADGATIDRIESHYPTLEEMLFKIGQ, from the coding sequence ATGATAACGGCCCGCTCCCTTGTCAAATATTACGGCGACTTCCCGGCTCTCGACGGTGTCACCTTCGATCTCGACGATGCACGGATACTTGGGGTGATCGGGCACAACGGCGCTGGAAAGACGACGCTCTTAAAGATCATGGCCGGCCTTATTCTCCCGACAGCAGGTAACCTCGTCATCAACGGAATCGATGTCGCAAGAAGGCCGCTCGATCTGAAGCAGAACCTGGGCTACCTCCCTGAGGAGTCCCGGCTCTACGAGACGATGACCGTGGATGCCTACCTTGCGTTCTTTGGGGAGATCTACGGCCTCAGGAAGGAGGTCATCCGGAGGCGGCGCGAAGACCTTCTCGCGGAGCTTGCGCTCGAGCCAAACGGGAAAAAGATCGGGGAACTCTCGAAAGGCATGAAGCGCAAGGTTGCGATCGCACGGTCGCTGATGCACGACCCTGGTCTCCTCATCTACGATGAGCCCACCTCCGGCCTCGATCCCATGACCTCCCGGTCGGTGATCGAGTACGTCAAAGGTCTTCGCGACCGGGGCAAGACCGTGATCTTCTCGGCACACAACCTCTTTCAGGTAGAGGAGGTCTGCGATATGGTGTTGATCCTGCGCCGGGGTAGAGTGGTGGCTAAGGGCACCATGCCCGAACTTCGGGAGAAGTTCGGATCTCTCACGTATCAGGTCTTCTTCCGCATCGGTGACCCGGCAACTTTCACCACATCGGTCGACTACACCATCTCCGATGGCCGGTACCTTACCGTAGCTCACTCTATTGAGGAGTTGAACCGGACGACCGCGACGCTTGCAGCCGATGGCGCGACGATCGACCGGATTGAGTCTCATTACCCGACGCTTGAGGAGATGCTCTTTAAGATTGGACAGTGA
- a CDS encoding ABC transporter permease, whose protein sequence is MNGRHIGIIAKKEFLGLSSEKTILFAVLLQVFIAMFSSFLMVGLTAMYDPEAIESYSATTYGVGYTGADSPLIDEFAKRDDLVLYRMDLQTAIDALSDRQIAAVVHVPDTPPDAEGPITITLYLIQNDLQSSIINVKLKEVLQSYERELREVRADRMVSYPIGLNFPKASGGESFFEFVYGLLIPLLVLLPAIVSAALIIDLITEEYQRQTLETLISTPITYTEMIWGKIATCAVLVPVQAGAWLLLLGLNGIAVGNIAAILLHASVGGLFLILLAAIVALHYRERTSAQFVFSTALVVVFLFVMAVPYNPLNLIVRLAVDTAGPIHWLILALTAGATVLLGWAATAYAQKIGESGQKER, encoded by the coding sequence GTGAACGGCCGTCATATCGGGATCATTGCAAAGAAAGAGTTCCTCGGACTCTCATCGGAGAAGACGATTCTTTTTGCCGTCCTCCTGCAGGTCTTTATCGCGATGTTCTCCTCGTTCCTGATGGTGGGGCTCACCGCCATGTACGACCCCGAGGCGATCGAGAGTTACTCCGCGACCACCTACGGTGTCGGCTACACCGGGGCAGATTCACCACTCATCGATGAGTTCGCAAAAAGGGACGACCTCGTGCTTTACCGGATGGATCTCCAAACAGCGATCGACGCGCTCAGCGATCGCCAGATCGCAGCGGTGGTTCATGTCCCGGATACACCGCCGGATGCAGAGGGGCCGATCACGATCACGCTCTACCTCATCCAGAACGACCTGCAATCGAGCATCATCAACGTGAAGTTAAAAGAGGTCCTCCAGAGTTACGAAAGGGAACTCCGGGAGGTTCGGGCCGACCGGATGGTCTCCTACCCCATCGGGCTGAACTTCCCTAAGGCCAGTGGCGGTGAGAGTTTCTTTGAATTCGTTTACGGCCTCCTCATTCCCCTGCTCGTCCTCCTCCCGGCGATCGTCTCGGCGGCGTTGATCATCGATCTCATCACCGAGGAGTACCAGCGCCAGACACTTGAGACACTCATCTCGACGCCGATCACGTACACGGAGATGATCTGGGGGAAGATTGCCACCTGCGCAGTCCTGGTTCCGGTCCAGGCAGGAGCCTGGCTCCTTCTTCTCGGGTTAAACGGCATCGCGGTCGGAAACATAGCCGCAATCCTCCTCCACGCTTCAGTGGGCGGTCTCTTCCTCATCCTTCTTGCGGCAATCGTTGCGCTTCACTACCGTGAGAGAACCAGCGCCCAGTTCGTCTTCTCGACGGCCCTCGTCGTGGTCTTCCTCTTCGTTATGGCCGTCCCCTACAACCCCTTAAACCTCATAGTGCGACTCGCGGTGGATACCGCCGGCCCGATCCACTGGCTGATCCTCGCCCTGACCGCAGGTGCAACGGTGCTCCTCGGCTGGGCTGCAACAGCCTATGCCCAGAAGATCGGGGAATCCGGCCAGAAAGAACGATGA